Proteins encoded together in one Lathyrus oleraceus cultivar Zhongwan6 chromosome 5, CAAS_Psat_ZW6_1.0, whole genome shotgun sequence window:
- the LOC127084439 gene encoding uncharacterized protein LOC127084439, protein MDFGQRSVKKYNLINPKIDELKKLVSSIADPIGFRDRYGALISLLTLRMEEGLLQTLVQFYDPVYHCFTFPDYQLMPTLEEYAQLLHIPVADTVPFSGSEKLPEHSSLAKVLYMKKSEFKNNFTTKGGLSGFTAKFLMGKVSYFASQGCDIIVEHLFALLIYGLLLFPNIEGFVDSYAIRIFLSGNPVPTLLGDTYHSIHYRTLKGGGTIVCCIPLLYKWFVSHLPKSATFWDRKSGLQWSQRIMSLTQSDIAWYSRVLDDVKIIDSCGEFPNVPLMGTKGIISYNPVLARRQLGYPMKDKPPNILLEGIFLRDNEEDPTMKERVVRAWHRVCRKGRLELGKKDCTSYEPYLQWIKARAIQLKMPYPHHDPIKPALLKTPYLPLDDKEELQATLERVKKERDAWKDKAQVLEMENEELQRQLKEQSGEDRAGKRPRVQEGLFSSGTTDYSQIPQPSGVWKGLVDSLVKEKAFMQKAYEERIERLEGQLLLVYARPDDTCL, encoded by the coding sequence atggattttggacagagaagtgtgaaaaagtacaatctcatcaatccaaagatagatgaactaaagaaactggtttcttcgatcgcagatcctattggtttcagagacagatatggggcacttatatctttattgacacttaggatggaagaagggttattgcagacattagtacagttctatgatccagtctatcactgtttcacattcccagactatcaactcatgcctacattggaagagtatgcccaattgcttcacatcccagttgctgatacagtacctttctctggttcagaaaagttacccgagcacagttctcttgcaaaagtgttgtacatgaagaagtcagaattcaagaataacttcaccaccaaaggaggactttcaggtttcactgccaagttcttaatggggaaggtttcttattttgccagtcaaggttgtgatattattgtggagcatctgttcgccttgttgatttacggtttgttactatttcctaatattgaaggttttgtggattcatatgctatacgcatcttcctaagtggtaatcctgttccaactttgctcggagacacctatcattccatccattaccgtactttgaaaggaggaggaaccatagtctgctgtataccgttactctacaaatggtttgtctctcatcttcctaagtcagctactttttgggatcgcaagtcaggacttcagtggtcacagaggattatgtctcttacccagtcagatattgcatggtatagtagagttttagacgatgtgaagatcattgatagttgtggggagttccccaatgtgcccctcatgggcacaaagggaatcatttcttataatccagtacttgctaggagacaactcggttaccctatgaaggacaagcctcctaacattcttttagaaggtattttcttgagggataacgaggaggaccctaccatgaaagagagagtagtaagagcttggcatcgtgtttgtcgcaaagggagacttgaattgggtaaaaaagattgtacctcctatgagccgtacctccagtggatcaaagccagagctatacagttgaaaatgccatacccacatcatgatcctatcaaacccgctctgttgaagaccccctaccttccgctagatgacaaagaagaactccaagccaccttggagagggtcaagaaagagagagacgcttggaaggataaggcccaggtgctcgaaatggaaaatgaagaacttcagagacagttaaaggagcagagtggagaagatcgtgcaggtaaacgtccaagggtgcaagagggtttattttcctcaggcacaacagattactcccagattccacagCCCTCAGGTGTatggaaaggtcttgtagacagtttggtgaaggagaaagcttttatgcagaaggcctatgaagaaagaattgagagacttgaaggacaactcctacttgtttatgctcgtcctgatgacacatgtctttaa